The DNA segment CAGGTTCACACTCTTGTCCAGCGTGGTCTCAGTGCAATAGAAGATGATGACGACTCGAAGCTCGCTGTAGTCCATAAGCGAGACATTCCTTGGGAAGAACCAACTGAGGACAGCTGATCTAGTTCGCTCCTTCTCAAAGAGACCGATTAATTGTATCCAGTATCAAAACCCAGCTATGGTAGAAATCTCAGACTCCCTGTGTTCGCTTTTCACTGCGAAAATTAAGGAGGAGGATGGCACATTCGTCATCGAGATTCCTCCGAGTGAGATCAAGCATGGGGCGCTGACTGTTGATGAAACGTACCGCATCGCTCTTCTTGATTCATCCTCCGAAGCTGAATCAACATCTCCACAGGGCCCACGGCATCCCGCCTCTCAGGGGAGCACGAGCCATGATTCATCTGGTCCTCCTGTTGATGAGGGAGAAGTGCGCGACGTGACAATCGAAACCGTCGGTGATCAGGGAGACGGTATTGCGAAAGTCGAACGGGGTTACGTCGTGATCGTTCCCGGCGCTCAACCCGGCGACGAGCCAACAGTCGAAATCGAACAAGTTCAGGAGAACGTCGCGTTTGCGAGCATCGTCGATAGCGATCCGCGAGCACTCTAACCCATTGTCCCTTCTGTGGATCGGTCTTCTTCTCGGTAAACCAGCGGTGTGAGAAGGCTCCGTTCGCGTTTGTCTGATGGAGGTGGTTCTGAAAGTCACGTCACGTTTTCTTCACGCGCTCGCGATGGCACAACCTTCCAAAGCCGAAATACAATCTATGACAAAGGAACCGATTGAGGTACTCGACGACCTGGCCAACCAGGTCGCCGATGAGTTTGAGGCGTATAGACAGCCGGACGAATTCAAGGATGTCTCGCTCGTGATTGAGAACAGCGACGAGGAACATCCGACGCTGATCGTCCACGTTGATAGAGAGGACGCGGAGTCCCTTGCCGACCGTATTGATGAGTTCCTCCGCGAGCATGGTGCTCGTACTGAACGGGAACGACACTCAGCTACGGATGTCCGTGTGTTAGCGACGGTCGACTGACACCGCCCCTCCAATTTTTTGACTGACTGTAAACACCGCTGAAGGACCCTATCTTCATTTCCGATCAAGGGGGTCCCGACCGCTTCAGCTCAGGTGGTTAATCTGTACAGACAGATACTCTTGGAGAGCGGTGACCGTTTCTTCTGAGACTGCTGAGGCCCCGAAGTCACTCCGATACCCGTGCTTGAGTTCATCGCTCTCTATGATCTCCAGTCCACGCTCAAGCTGCTCCCGTAGCGCATCGTCGTCCCCTCGCCGAAGGTGAGGCGTGACAGTGTCGAGATCGATTTCTTCTGCTACTGCCAGGACATCCCGGAGGTCTGTTTCACGGCCGCTATGGAGCTTTGCCGCGACGAGGACTGCCCCATCGATGACTCTGGCTGTGGTCGTCACTGTACCTCCGCTCACCTCCTGTTGGTGGCTGTGGTCGTACAGGTAGTCGAACGACCACTGTGCCTCCGTCTGGCGACACCCGAGTCCGTTCACCAGGAGATCGAAGCCGATCGGCTGTTGCGGCGTGAGCCGCTTTTCGTACTCGATTACTTCGGTGTCGTAGAACCATTCTTTGGCGTGGCTGTCCGTTTTCTCGAATCCCCGCTGTTCGAGGAACTCGACGAAGTCAGCTTTGGAGTCCGGCGCGACGACGATATCGAGGTCCGTGGAGAAGCGAGCATTGAACGCTGAGACAGCGTAACCGCCAACAAGGACGTACTCATGGCCCTCTTGGGTGAGCTCCTCGAGCAGTTCGATGAGCGCGTCACTTCGGTTGTTGAAGCTCATGGCTGTGCCCGTTCGGTCTCTCGATACGTGACGCCGAGGTCGATGTCCTCGTACATCCGGTCGAGCATCGCCAGCCCCGACTGGAACTGGGCGTAGTTCTCGCGCATATACCCGATTGTCTCTGCTCTCGGGATTACCGGGTACCCTTCGACGTGCTCGATATCGAGTGACGCGCGTGGCTCGAGGACGATCTGCAGCGGTCCGCCCAACTCGTCTCGGGGCTGTCGTTCGAATGCGGTCGGGAGGTCGAACCACTCGAAAAATGTCTCCCAGGCGTCGACGTCCTGCTCACGAACAGCGAGGAACAGTGGATAGTCGTCGGGCTCGCGACCGACCTGGTAGCCGCCCTGAGTCCACACGTAGACGGCGTCGATCCGCGTGAACGCGAACGGCCAGTCACTGAACTGAGGGATGACGTACGTTTCCTCGATGGAGGGTGGACTGACGCCGGCGCTGGCAGCGACGAGCTCGAGCGCTGCGTCGCGTACGCGCTCGTCGACTACAGTGAGGCCCTCGTCATAGGAAACGTAGCCTGCGTCTTCCAGCCGATTGACGGCCTGTCTCACTGTCTCGTAGGGCGTGTGGAGGTGTTGGGCGACACGGCGGATGGAGTCACCACTCTCGATGGCGAGGATAGTCTGTGCCGCCGTGTCGTCGAGCACCTCATACATCTGGTGGTTACCAATAATCCGGTAACAGTT comes from the Halorussus limi genome and includes:
- a CDS encoding TRAM domain-containing protein; translation: MVEISDSLCSLFTAKIKEEDGTFVIEIPPSEIKHGALTVDETYRIALLDSSSEAESTSPQGPRHPASQGSTSHDSSGPPVDEGEVRDVTIETVGDQGDGIAKVERGYVVIVPGAQPGDEPTVEIEQVQENVAFASIVDSDPRAL
- a CDS encoding nucleotidyltransferase family protein, whose amino-acid sequence is MSFNNRSDALIELLEELTQEGHEYVLVGGYAVSAFNARFSTDLDIVVAPDSKADFVEFLEQRGFEKTDSHAKEWFYDTEVIEYEKRLTPQQPIGFDLLVNGLGCRQTEAQWSFDYLYDHSHQQEVSGGTVTTTARVIDGAVLVAAKLHSGRETDLRDVLAVAEEIDLDTVTPHLRRGDDDALREQLERGLEIIESDELKHGYRSDFGASAVSEETVTALQEYLSVQINHLS
- a CDS encoding helix-turn-helix domain-containing protein: MYEVLDDTAAQTILAIESGDSIRRVAQHLHTPYETVRQAVNRLEDAGYVSYDEGLTVVDERVRDAALELVAASAGVSPPSIEETYVIPQFSDWPFAFTRIDAVYVWTQGGYQVGREPDDYPLFLAVREQDVDAWETFFEWFDLPTAFERQPRDELGGPLQIVLEPRASLDIEHVEGYPVIPRAETIGYMRENYAQFQSGLAMLDRMYEDIDLGVTYRETERAQP